One genomic region from Magallana gigas chromosome 3, xbMagGiga1.1, whole genome shotgun sequence encodes:
- the LOC105319420 gene encoding uncharacterized protein isoform X1, which yields MWLQKVSLVSDHSKMESQSYCGNGSVTNMKRVATIDDQEIQSLDEKRAKETRNVEMKRRIKDIPALEERRLLALERHIKRKRRRRPYVKKIRNFNKTEQQLSETLVAPHGKMPDDHGAFDLKDKGIQVCGGEGIKGCSQNEIEGTRMEVSVKYGEKPNWLQTPNELSESFEMSSTKMDAEEDKQQTVHFDKLIEYVLDKVKSDIVNKVEDEFESLIEVKQLNVEGECQIEKDEKTCIEVKGEELNENVTQVKKVNTSTSEDAGHVNEEDLKKEKEKFKDEKYFCAHLERAENNENKIVDIGGVKAEQTFNTLSARIKESKPDDPKLEASKTSQLIKHEKENDFDLVVDDFEDDKDDEEDDDDDGFMPRKLFFFNISQFKKEELSA from the exons ATGTGGTTACAGAAGGTATCTCTTGTTTCAGATCACAGTAAAATGGAGTCACAGTCATATTGTGGAAATGGTTCAGTTACCAATATG AAAAGGGTTGCAACCATAGACGATCAGGAGATTCAAAGTTTAGACGAAAAGAGAGCTAAGGAAACCAGAAATGTAGAAATGAAACGTCGGATTAAGGATATCCCTGCACTGGAAGAAAGGAGACTTCTAGCTCTAGAAAGGCATATCAAGCGTAAACGGAGGAGACGCCCGTATGTTAAAAAGATCAGGAATTTTAACAAAACAGAGCAGCAGCTTAGCGAAACCTTGGTGGCTCCCCATGGAAAAATGCCAGACGACCATGGGGCGTTTGATTTAAAGGATAAGGGGATACAAGTATGCGGAGGGGAAGGGATAAAAGGTTGTAGTCAGAATGAAATCGAAGGTACTAGGATGGAAGTTTCCGTGAAATATGGGGAGAAGCCAAATTGGTTGCAAACGCCAAATGAACTGAGTGAGAGTTTTGAAATGTCATCAACAAAGATGGATGCCGAAGAAGATAAGCAACAGACAGTGCATTTTGATAAGTTGATTGAATACGTGCTCGACAAAGTCAAATCAGATATAGTGAATAAAGTTGAAGATGAATTCGAAAGCCTGATCGAAGTTAAACAGTTGAATGTTGAAGGGGaatgtcaaattgaaaaggATGAAAAGACCTGCATAGAGGTGAAAGGAGAGGAACTAAATGAAAATGTCACTCAAGTGAAAAAAGTAAATACCTCAACTTCTGAAGACGCTGGACATGTAAATGAGGAAGACTTgaagaaagaaaaggaaaaatttaaagatgaaaagTATTTTTGTGCACATCTGGAGAGGGCAGAGAACAACgaaaacaaaattgttgatATCGG TGGTGTAAAAGCCGAACAGACTTTCAACACATTAAGTGCTAGAATAAAGGAATCGAAACCAGACGACCCTAAATTGGAGGCCAGCAAAACCAGTCAGCTGATAAAACATGAGAAAGAAAACGATTTCGAT CTCGTCGTCGATGACTTTGAGGATGACAAGGATGATgaagaagatgatgatgatgatggtttCATGccgagaaaattatttttctttaatatttctcaatttaag AAAGAAGAATTATCCGCGTAA
- the LOC105319420 gene encoding uncharacterized protein isoform X2 gives MESQSYCGNGSVTNMKRVATIDDQEIQSLDEKRAKETRNVEMKRRIKDIPALEERRLLALERHIKRKRRRRPYVKKIRNFNKTEQQLSETLVAPHGKMPDDHGAFDLKDKGIQVCGGEGIKGCSQNEIEGTRMEVSVKYGEKPNWLQTPNELSESFEMSSTKMDAEEDKQQTVHFDKLIEYVLDKVKSDIVNKVEDEFESLIEVKQLNVEGECQIEKDEKTCIEVKGEELNENVTQVKKVNTSTSEDAGHVNEEDLKKEKEKFKDEKYFCAHLERAENNENKIVDIGGVKAEQTFNTLSARIKESKPDDPKLEASKTSQLIKHEKENDFDLVVDDFEDDKDDEEDDDDDGFMPRKLFFFNISQFKKEELSA, from the exons ATGGAGTCACAGTCATATTGTGGAAATGGTTCAGTTACCAATATG AAAAGGGTTGCAACCATAGACGATCAGGAGATTCAAAGTTTAGACGAAAAGAGAGCTAAGGAAACCAGAAATGTAGAAATGAAACGTCGGATTAAGGATATCCCTGCACTGGAAGAAAGGAGACTTCTAGCTCTAGAAAGGCATATCAAGCGTAAACGGAGGAGACGCCCGTATGTTAAAAAGATCAGGAATTTTAACAAAACAGAGCAGCAGCTTAGCGAAACCTTGGTGGCTCCCCATGGAAAAATGCCAGACGACCATGGGGCGTTTGATTTAAAGGATAAGGGGATACAAGTATGCGGAGGGGAAGGGATAAAAGGTTGTAGTCAGAATGAAATCGAAGGTACTAGGATGGAAGTTTCCGTGAAATATGGGGAGAAGCCAAATTGGTTGCAAACGCCAAATGAACTGAGTGAGAGTTTTGAAATGTCATCAACAAAGATGGATGCCGAAGAAGATAAGCAACAGACAGTGCATTTTGATAAGTTGATTGAATACGTGCTCGACAAAGTCAAATCAGATATAGTGAATAAAGTTGAAGATGAATTCGAAAGCCTGATCGAAGTTAAACAGTTGAATGTTGAAGGGGaatgtcaaattgaaaaggATGAAAAGACCTGCATAGAGGTGAAAGGAGAGGAACTAAATGAAAATGTCACTCAAGTGAAAAAAGTAAATACCTCAACTTCTGAAGACGCTGGACATGTAAATGAGGAAGACTTgaagaaagaaaaggaaaaatttaaagatgaaaagTATTTTTGTGCACATCTGGAGAGGGCAGAGAACAACgaaaacaaaattgttgatATCGG TGGTGTAAAAGCCGAACAGACTTTCAACACATTAAGTGCTAGAATAAAGGAATCGAAACCAGACGACCCTAAATTGGAGGCCAGCAAAACCAGTCAGCTGATAAAACATGAGAAAGAAAACGATTTCGAT CTCGTCGTCGATGACTTTGAGGATGACAAGGATGATgaagaagatgatgatgatgatggtttCATGccgagaaaattatttttctttaatatttctcaatttaag AAAGAAGAATTATCCGCGTAA